From Brassica rapa cultivar Chiifu-401-42 chromosome A06, CAAS_Brap_v3.01, whole genome shotgun sequence:
TTTCTCCAGTCATCCAATACAAGAGACGCAAAATCTTCTACGCAGAAAACAGTATAGTAgtttattactttatttatcaacTTTACAATTATAGATTCCACGAGTGAGCGGCACGTGTCAACATTATCTCGAAATGGGCCCACACTGCCACAATGACGTCATCACTTACACCACTCTCTTGCAAACGTTTCTCTGCTTTATAAAATTTCAGATATCATCTCCATCTTGTGGCAACCAACCGGCCATGAATTTTACTCCGCTTATACTCTTCGCGTCACTTCTGCTTCCGCTTCACGCATCGGCGGAAGAACATCAGAACTCAAACGCCAACGGTGGCGACACCATCGTGTTCACCACTCTAGGACGATCGCGCTACGAATTCGACGTATTCGCCCTCTCCACAACCCGTCCGCCGTCGATCTCCGGAGAGATTCGGATCACCGACGGGGAATCGGTGAACTTCAACGGCTACTTCCCGTCTCCATCTCCGGCGCTCATCTCTCTACTCCCCGACGCAACCCTAATACAACCGGGAGATTCCTCTCCTCTCCACCTCATCTACGTCACCGAGAGAAACGGTACTTCGAGCATTTACTACGATCTACTTCACGGCGGAGATCCCGATTCCAAAAGTAAAAGACGATCGATGTTAGAAGCAACTTCTCGAGTCCAGATTCCGTTGCTATCCAACGCTGATCATCGGAGTGGCAATACGGTAAATTCGTTTAAAGATAAGCCTAGTTTAAGCGGTGAGTTTCTCGTCTACGTGTCAACACATGAGAACTCAGGTGAGCCGAGGACTAGCTGGACCGCTGTTTACTCCACCGAGTTGAGAACCGGGTTGACTCGGAGGCTCACGCCGAGTGGAATCGCTGATTTCAGCCCTGCGCTGTCGCCGTCCGGGAACTTGACCGCCGTGGCTTCGTACGGAGAGCGAGGATGGACAGGGGAAGTCGAGGAGCTTAGTACGGACATCTATGTATTCTCGACTCGTAACGGGACTCGCCGAGTCAAGGTTGTGGAGCACGGTGGTTGGCCGTGTTGGGTCGATGAATCTACTCTGTATTTCCATAGAAGAAGCGATGATGGATGGATCAGTGTTTTCCGAGCGATCTTACCTCAAAGCGGATCGTTGAGTACAGAGTCAGTGAACATTCAGCGAGTCACACCTCCGGGTGTTCACGCTTTTACACCTGCCACGTCACCGAACAACCATAACTTCATAGCTGTTGCGACGAGGAGACCAGGCTCGGATTACCGCCACGTGGAGCTGTTTGATCTCAGGAGGAGCGAGTTTACAGAGCTGACACGTTTGGTGGCGCCGGAGAGTCACCATTTGAACCCGTTCCTCTCCCCTGATGGGTCACGAGTTGGTTATCATAGTTGCAGAGGCCAGGCTAATGGGCGGAGAAGTCCTTTGCTTTTCCTTGAGAACATACAAACGACTACAAGTGATCTCTCTCTTTTCAGAATCGACGGTTCGTTTCCGTCCTTCTCTCCAGCGGGTGATAGGATCGCATACGTGAGAATGCCTGGTGTGTATGTGGTGAAGCCTGATGGTTCGGGGCGGCGTGAAGTCTACGACGGGATGGCGTTTTCCACGGCGTGGGATCCGGTTAGACCAGGAAGGGTGTACACTAGCTCAGGTCCAACGTTTGCTACAGAGAGAACAGAGGTTGATATCATCTCCATCGATGTTGATGCTGTAGACAAGTCTTCTTCCGTGAGAAGGCTAACGACAAACGGGAAGAACAATGCTTTCCCTTGGCCATCTCCCGACGGGAAGCTGATCGTGTTTCGTTCCGGGCGGTCTGGTCATAAAAACCTCTACTTGATGGATGCTGAGAAAGGCGAGACCGGTGGTCTTTGGAAGTTAACGGAAGGTGCGTGGACCGACACTATGTGCAGCTGGTCACCTGATGGAGAATGGATCGCGTTTGCATCAGATAGAGAAAGCCCTGGCTCGGGTAGCTACGAGCTGTTTTTGATCCACCCGAACGGAACAGGGTTAAGGAAGCTGATCCAGAGCGGCACTGGTGGGAGAACTAACCACCCAATCTTTAGCCCGGACAGTAAAAGTATTGTCTTTACATCTGATTACGCTGGGATATCAGCAGAACCGATCTCGAACCCGCATCATTACCAACCATATGGTGATATCTTCACGGTGAAGCTGGATGGCTCTAATTTAAGGAGACTGACGCATAACTCATATGAAGATGGGACTCCTGCATGGGCTCCTCGGTTCATTAACCCAAGTGACGTGGTGTTACGCAAGAAGAATGATTCAAGTTGCGCGTTCGAAGACTGTCACTGGCTCAATAAGAACCCACCACTAAAAGGCCAAAAAATCTCATGTTAATATGTATAATGATTACACAACTATTTTGAGTATCCTTGTTCATAGAGCTGCTGCTCCACTGTAAGATGTATTCCAGCTTGGAACTATAGTTATAGACTTGTACGAGAGATGCCAATGTATATGCATATCGTATTTGAATAATACTGTGTGATTAATATATGCATAAGACTTCACTAATGAGGCTCGTATATCATACTGCCAAACCCTCTCATCCAGCTAGAGGGTTTATGGCGGGAGCGGGAAGGAGTTATAAAGGTGTCTCCTCTCCTCCCTGGGATGGTATTATTGTAAAGGAGAGAAAGAGTAATGGCGCCAGTTCTTCAGAGCGCACAGCCATGGGTTGAGAAATAGTACGACTTATCCTTACTGAATTTATCTTCCCGTCGACAGAACTCGTGTCGGATTTTAACTcgggtttcttttttttttttctcgatttGGTTTTCAAGCCGGCCGA
This genomic window contains:
- the LOC103873010 gene encoding uncharacterized protein LOC103873010, whose product is MNFTPLILFASLLLPLHASAEEHQNSNANGGDTIVFTTLGRSRYEFDVFALSTTRPPSISGEIRITDGESVNFNGYFPSPSPALISLLPDATLIQPGDSSPLHLIYVTERNGTSSIYYDLLHGGDPDSKSKRRSMLEATSRVQIPLLSNADHRSGNTVNSFKDKPSLSGEFLVYVSTHENSGEPRTSWTAVYSTELRTGLTRRLTPSGIADFSPALSPSGNLTAVASYGERGWTGEVEELSTDIYVFSTRNGTRRVKVVEHGGWPCWVDESTLYFHRRSDDGWISVFRAILPQSGSLSTESVNIQRVTPPGVHAFTPATSPNNHNFIAVATRRPGSDYRHVELFDLRRSEFTELTRLVAPESHHLNPFLSPDGSRVGYHSCRGQANGRRSPLLFLENIQTTTSDLSLFRIDGSFPSFSPAGDRIAYVRMPGVYVVKPDGSGRREVYDGMAFSTAWDPVRPGRVYTSSGPTFATERTEVDIISIDVDAVDKSSSVRRLTTNGKNNAFPWPSPDGKLIVFRSGRSGHKNLYLMDAEKGETGGLWKLTEGAWTDTMCSWSPDGEWIAFASDRESPGSGSYELFLIHPNGTGLRKLIQSGTGGRTNHPIFSPDSKSIVFTSDYAGISAEPISNPHHYQPYGDIFTVKLDGSNLRRLTHNSYEDGTPAWAPRFINPSDVVLRKKNDSSCAFEDCHWLNKNPPLKGQKISC